CCCCCGTGGTGGCTAGTGTTTGCTCTCATACTAACCCAGGTCTAAGCTCCATGAACTATTCTGATGACACTACAAACTCCGCAGGACCAGCACAGTCTCGAATAAACACGGCCCTTCAGAAAGTAGCAAGTGGTTCCTCGAGAAGTCCACCACCATCCTTACTCTGCCGGTCAACTAGCAGCTGCTGGAGATGGTCGAGTCATCCAGATACCTCTGGACAATAATCAATATCTACGTATATTAGCTATACTAACTAACCCTAATCAAtatctatattagctatacTAAGCCTAATCaatagctatattagctatactaACTAACCCTAATCAAtatctatattagctatacTAACCCTAATCAATAGTTATATTAGCTATACTAACTAACTGACCCTAATCAAtatctatattagctatacTAACCCTAATCAAtatctatattagctatacTAACCCTAATCAAtatctatattagctatacTAACCCTAATCAATAGTTATATTAGCTATACTAACTAACTGACCCTAATCAATATCTATATTAGCTATGCTAACCCTAATCAATATCTACGTATATTAGCTATGCTAACCCTAATCTATATTACCTATACAAACTAACCCTAATCAAtatctatattagctatacTAAGCCTAATCaatagctatattagctatactaactaactaacccTAATCAAtatctatattagctatacTAACCCAAATCAATATATATTAGCTATACGAACTAAACCTAATCAAtatctatattagctatactaaccctaaacaatatatatatattagctaTACTAACTAACCCTAATAAATATCTATTTCAGATATACTAACCCTAATCAATATCTATATTAGCTATGCTAACCCTAATCAAtatctatattagctatacTAACCCTAATCAATATCTACATTAGCTATACTAACCCTAATCAATATCTATATTAGCTATGCTAACCCTAATCAAtatctatattagctatacTAACTAACCCTAATCAAtatctatattagctatacTAACTAACCCTAATCAATATCTATTTTAGCTATGCTAACTAAGCCTAATCAATATCTATATTAACTATACTAACCCTAATCAATATCTATATTAGCTATGCTAACAAACCCTAATAAtatctatattagctatacTAACCCTAATCAATATCTATATTAGCTATGCTAACTAACCCTAATCAATAATGGGGATGTTTTGGTagcagcagtgtttttttttttaaacattttattaaactgttgtacaaaacagtataagcagaattacaggaacatacaagtgcaattctacagaacaatatcaatataaattaaataacaaagaaaggaatgtgcgagggatattgaaaataagaacaacaaaataaaaataatagaaaacatgtcacttagGCTTGTTCTTCGTATGAATTGTTTTcactgcttttctgtttttgaatatcagcttcagtgattcatatcatattcatattttcagtTCAGAAGAAAACTGTTGAATATTTGGCTTGCATAACATGACTCTAGATTTGTGAATATGGAATTTTCCTAATAAACACAGCATTCTGTAAATCTTTATGAAGGTTGCATTGTAGAAATAAGACAATTTCCATGTTGATGTCAATGAGTGTATTcaaaaagtaaaatagaaaCTTTGGTCCAAAATACTTGAGAAATGGGACTTTCGTAGAATAAATGCCTTATTGATTCCTCTTCTATTTTGCATGAGCATTGTGACACGACCCCCTCCATGAATTTGGCTAAACATGAGTTGCAAGGGTAAAACATGTGGATTGTTTTAATGTGAAGTTCTTTCACTTTGTTTGGAATAAAAAACTGATTGTGTTCATTCCATATCTTTCCAAAGGGGATGTGAGGGAAGGAGTTTCTCCAAAATACAAGAGCCGTGGGAGGGCAACCTCTATCTAAACTAAGCGTGTTCCTTATGTGTTTGTTATCACATTTACTGTCAAGAATGTTCCTTCCACGAATCATTAAACTTGGAGAAACTCCTTCCACCAGCCCACCCCGGAGAGATGATTTAAACAGTTGCAAAAGCTGGGCTGGGATTCCCTTAATCACTCGTTCATAATCAACAGGATCCATGTCGATATTATGTTTTTGAACAAACATGTTATAGTTGTATGATGTTCCATTTCTGTCTAAgaaatcagagaaaaaaatgatgtttcttTCCAGGCATTGTTTGTGGAACATGGACTTGTTTCTGTGCAAGATGTATTGGTTATTCCACATAATCCATTTGTGAGGAGCGAAGTTGTGTTTGAAGGCCAACTTCCATGAATCCAGGGCTTGCTTGTGAAAAAGGGATAACTTAACAGGTAATGCCttgtaaaaatctaaaaacagaATGAGTGCTCCATCATCAACAAGATGTGAATAATCTATCATATCCAGCACTAGACGGACATTGTCAGGTATGTGACGGCCTTTCATGAAACCTGACTGTGTAACTGAGATGATCTCTTCCAAACAAGGTCGTAGTCTTTTAGCATATAGGGACGTCAAAATGTTGTAGTCTGAATTCAGCAAAGTAATGGGTCTCCAATTTTCAATATCGGGAATATCCTTATTGGGTTTCGGCAAAACAGTGATGATGCCCTGTTTCATTGTTTCTGGTAATTGGCCTCTAGTTAAAGCTTCATTGAAGACACACAAAAGCAAATCTTTGATCTCATTCCAAAACGTTTTGTAGAATTCAAAAGGTAAACCATCAGGGCCAGGACTTTTATTAAGGGGTGCTTTGTTTACAATGTTATCCATTTCATTTATTGTTATGGGGCTGTCACATTTGGCAGAGTTATAAGAAGATATTTCTTGTATGAAAGGATGAATTGTTTGAAAAATCATTTACATTCCTCACTTTCAAAAGATGAGTACAGATTTTGACAAAAGTTTGACACGTATGTTTTAATTGCTTTGTCATCAGAAATAAGAACATCATTTATGTAAAGTTTATCAATTCTTTTAGTAGACCCACGTTTCTTCTCCAAgctataataattagaatatttCTCCCTGTGTTCCAACCATTTGGCTCTTGATCTATAAAAGCCCCTCTAGCCTTTTCAATGAATATCTTATCTAGTTTATCTCTGAGTTCgtttaatgtacatttttcactttcacttagAACGCTTTTCCCAAGACTGCTGTTTATCCCTCTCAGAATCTCTTCATATTCTTTAGCTTTCTTTTTAGCAAGATCTTTACTAAAGGCAATAGAAAAAAACTCTCCATTCATGTTTCAACAATTCCCACTTCTGAGTGAAGGTAATTATTTTGTGAATGGACTGACAGTACGacttattgttgttattgttgtaataGGATACAGTTTAGTTTCCAGTATTACATCTAATCTGTTTGGATTGTGACAGTAGTAAGTAAATCCCAGCATGATCAGTCAGAGGTGCTGTTGCCATGCCACATGAGTGCAGGACATCATGCAAGGAGTCTGAAAACAGCCAAAGGTCAATCCTTGACTTCCATGGTTCCAAAAGGATATGTCCTTTTGGAACCATGTAAATGCAGTACCTGTATCTGGATGAAGAATCCTAAAGGGGTCTAGCAAAGACAAGTTATTGCAGAAGGTGTAGATTATTGGATTCATGGTATTATCATTTCTCTGTGGAAATCGGTCAAGTTTGGAGTTTGGTGCTTCGTTAAAGTCTCCTCCAATAATAAATGAGGCTGTAATAAATTGTTTGCTAACATGCAATATTTTTTGGGCTATTTTGTCAAAGAgcttcacatttgcaactgagaTGTAACATTACAAAGAAGAAAATACGTGTCATTctgttgtattattgttatgatcCACCTGCCCTCCAAACAAAAATGAGTGTCAACAATGTTTCCCTGAAAAATTCTGTCAAACAAAATGGCGACCCCACCAGAGTGATTAGAGCCATGGCTAAAAAGAACTTTACCACCCCACTGTTGTTTCCAAAAAGCTTCATCCTTTTTACCCGAGTGTGTTTCTTGAAGAAAGTAGACATCTTTCTTCTGAGactgacaaaacaaaaacaatgctttCCTTTTAGAGATGTCACGTATCCCTCGcgcattaagagaaaaaagagatAGAaccataaaaaagaaaaaatgaaagattAATAGTACAATGTAATCAGGTTAAAGACCAATTCTTGAAAAGAGTGCAAAACCACAGTGCACTTTGACATTAGCTTTAAGGTGCAAACATTGCATCAGTAAGCATGTGCATCATAATAGTCAATCAAAATAGTAATTATTCCTCAGGAATCTTGGAGTCTGTAACGTCAACATCAGACATAATGAAGGATATATAATAAAGAGTTTCGGTGTGATACTTATTTCAGGTCATCAGCAGAGAACCTCTTTCCATCAATGAAGGCGAAAGCTCCTCTGAATCCAGCTTTCTTCATCTCTCTCCGTGCTTCCTCCACAAGGGGCCACAGCTTGGCTCTTGCTTTTCTGTAGTGCTGTGTCAGGTCTTCGCTGATTTTTATCTTCTTCTGCTTGAGGATTTCAGAATTTTTGATATTTTCTGTTCTGCTTCATCCAGCTTCAGCTCCATATTTTGTACTTTGATGTTAATCTCCTCCATTGAAGTTGACAAGTTTTGAATGTACTTGGTATTTTCACTTATTCCACTTTCCATTTTGATGACCTTCTGTAGCATGTATTGTTGTGTATCCCCGATCTTATTTATGGCCGCTAGTAGGGTCTGGTTGGAGACATCTGCGACGCTCTCCCTGAGAACAACTTTCTTCATTGGGCTGTTGGCTGGAGACCCGGACCTTCCTGCAGCATCCCAAATGTGGCTTGGCATCGTCATGGGCTAGTTTGATATTTGTAATATCAATGTCCATTGAAGAGGACgtcttgtgcttttttgttTCGCCTTCATCGTGTTTTGTGGCCGTCAGCATCACTCTCGTGTAAGCTAGCTAGAAGCTCTCGATGCTTAGTCGAATGCCGACGATAGTATTTACTTCCAAGACCCTACCTTCTTGATGCTGTTGTTCGTTCAGTTTTCACTAGTTCCTCGGTGGGGATGTCATAAAAAGTTTACGCACCTTATTTCTTCTTATAAGTAGTGCGGCTGTGGAGTGAAAAGTGCGACTTACACCGACGCCATCTTGGCCCGGACGTCCAGACTGCCCAAGATGAAGAGCCGATGAAGCAAGAGAGGCTGTAGTGGAGATTATGCTTCATATTTGTAGAGAAAAGCACGTCATATGTGGCGAGGTCGTGTCAACTCAACAAGGAAGTATCGATAGAGAAAACACGGACACCACCACTCGCAAACTTAGGAACGCCATTCATCCGTTAGGATGAAGCATCAATGTGTCTACAGTTCACGTTGTGAAGTGTTCTAAAAGTAGCGGGACATTGAACATACCTCCAAGTTGTAGCAAAGCTCCAGTCTTGCTAgcagcttccagttgttgtcGAAGCCGCTCCTTCTCTCTTAATcaagaaagttcctcctcgtaggaCACTACGGTTCTTTCAACCAGCCGTCGCCGTGGGTTCCCTCACCAAGTCTTTCCgcattttcaatgttttttcctCGATTACACTTAGTCGGCATCGCCTTTTGTCTCGCGTCGTCTTTGGGTTTCAGAGCATCTGTGACGTCACACTGCTGCCATCTTGCTTTAAAAAGCCGTCACAGAGATTATAGCTCCTTTTTCTTAACAAAGGCATGTAGTAGTGTTGCTAAACTGCCCAAATCCTGCTAAATAGACAAAAAGAGCCCATAAATATACAATCCTAATCCTGGTTGAATTTATTTGGAACACGCACACAGTTGGCATGGAATTGATCATGGTCCGGTTAACAAAAGAAGCAGGGGAAGCACAGATCATTCTAAAAGCAAATGAATAGTCTCTGGAAGTGGACTTTATAAGAAAGCTCCATCATAggaatatttacaaagaaagattTGAGAAAAACAGTTTCTTTGTCCCAAACAAGGATAACTCTCTTGCCAAGGAGAATGGCACAAAGgagagcacccccccccccccccctttagcGGTAGATGGTGACGGCGTGGGTCGTCTATGCACGTCAGAAAGACCATTCAAAGTCCTTCTGGTTCCAGTAATGTTTGGGCTGACTGCCAGATGAAGCTACGTCCTCCAAGTCCTTTTCATTCCGGGCTGAGCCCAACCCTTCCGGACAGGCGTTCTCTCCTCGGTGTGTCCGCATGTGGTAGACCATGTTTGACCTTTTAGAAAACCTTTTAGCGCAAACTGAGCAACTgaagggtttttctcctgtgtgggtTCTCATGTGTGATGCCATGCTTGACCTCTGAGAGAATCGTCGACCGCAAACTGAGCAactaaagggtttttctcctgtgtgggtTCTCATGTGTAATGCCATACCTGACCTTTCGGAAAATCCTTTCGCACAAACCGAACAACTAtaaggtttttctccggtgtggGTTCTCATGTGCGATGTCATATTAGACCGATGAGAGAATCCTTTACCACAAACTgaacaactaaaaggtttttctccagtgtgcgttTTCATGTGTGACGCCAAATATGACCTGAGGGGGAATTTTTTACAacaaactgagcaactaaaTGGTTTTTCACCCGTGTGGCCACTCATGTGGAGTGCCATGGTTGACCTTTCAGAGAATCCTTTCCCACAAATCAAACAATGAAAAGGCTTTTCTCCCGTGTGGGTTCTGGTGTGTGATGTCATATTAGACCTGTGAGAGAATCCTTTCCCACAAATTgaacaactaaaaggtttttctcctgtgtgggtTCTCATGTGTGATGCCAAATATGACTTTAGAGAGAAACGTTTTCCACAACATGAACAACTAAAACGTTTTTCACCGGTGTGTGTCGCCATGTGCTGCATCAAAGTGGACCTGAGCGCAAATTTACAGTCACAAACTGAACAacagaaaggtttttctcctgtgtgcgttctcatgtgtcgcATTAAAGTGAACCTTGTAGCAAATGTACCGCCGCAGACTGAGCAGcagaaaggtttttctccagtgtgcgtCGCCATGTGTTGCATCAAAGTGGACCTCAGAGCAAATGTACTCTTGCAAACTgaacaactaaaaggtttttgtccactgtgtgttctcatgtgttgcATCAGCGTGAACCTGATGGCAAATGTTCGGCCACAAAAAGAACAACTCAAGGGTGTTTGTCCTGCGTGTTGGCGTACATGTTCTGTCAAGCGGCTCTTGAAAGAAAAGCTTTTATCACAAACTGAGCTGGCAAAGCCTTTCTTACCCGTCTTCTTGTCTGGATCGCCGCTCAGAGCGCCCTCATCCTCGGGTGAGTGTGACGTTACGTCATGGCCGtctgatagcggagctaagAGCTTCTCTGCTTGAGGCTCATCTTCCTGCTCTTCAGTCTTCACGGAAACACCAGTCAGAGGCGCCGTGGTGAGACCAGCCTCCTCTCCTTCCTGAGTGATCCgcagttcctcctcttcctctttcgcaagggggggcgggggtcctCCTGCTTCAGAGTGGAGCTCACCCCCTGTAGTTCTCCTTGACGACCAATCATCTTTTGGACGTTTGATGGATACAAATAAGGACTCGGGTGGTTGGTCTTCCTGGTCTTCAGCCTTCACGGAGACACCAGTCAGTCGCGTCGTGGTGAGACCAACCTCCTCTCCTTCCTGAGTGATCCACAGTTCTTCCTCTTTCACGTGGGGGGGGCAGGGCTCCTCCTGCTTCAGACTGGAGCCACCCTCCTTTGGCTGAGGGGAACGTTCTTCTTGACAACCAATCAGCTGCTCgacgtctgcaggacacaaagaGACTATAGCTCAGACACGATCCCTGAGATGTTTCTCCTGGAAGTCCATGCACACGTCCATGCGTTCTCCATCACTCAGACATgcaagtacaatgaaaaatatattgatcGTCCACTCCATCATCATTGATTGGGTCATTCTTATGTCGGCCAGCCCCTGGAGTGTACATTCTATGGACAAataaactacacacacacagtgaagatGAGGAAAGGATGGCCTGGTTggaatacaaatttccccactgagggacgaataaaggcatatcttaatctgtCTATATTGTCCCTACTCCAAAATAAGCATTATCTAGTTTGTGAGCTGCACTGTTGAGGTGTATGAAAAAAGATTTTCCTTTCAAAGCCCGTCCTCACAGAACAAGGCCATAGCAGACCTGAGGTTCCAGTAGAGAGAACTGGCATGGGGCCAAGACGCCCTGGGTCATAGTAGTTCTAATAAGAAAGACCTTCAAGTGAATGATTTGTTCATCATGTAACGTTAGATAATAAAAACAAGGAACACTACGTGACAGTTTGTGCATCTGtaaagacaggggtctcaaactcgtggcCCTTGGGCCAACGCTAGTTTgtggcccctgccttgatatgaaagttcaatgtttgctatggatgctgtatggtatcgtgGACCCAGAAATGACACAATTGACACCACTTGGCCCCGCCCATACGCAAGGGAGCccgcctgttttgctttttccctCATCATCCATGATTGAGATCACCACCGTCACTGCTCTGTACTGCTGTGGAAGTCCGAAGCTccgctgtcatttctgggtacgaTACCCTCTGGAGGCTCCTAGAGCTAGGCTGGTTCCAACGCTTCTTACTGGAGCTCTGCTGCTAACTGATGGAGCTGAGTGCGATGCTAACTTGCTCATTGACTCAAAGGATGacgtttcattcatgttcatgttaaaggttaaataacttaatactgttcatttgaatctgaaaacaACCATTtatctacccaccaactgtatgtggtttcctaagttgttcttatttgctgttttactattatttgatttatttatttattaccgattgattggaaaaccagaaccaaaacactgacaaagtggagaattttttttatgaaaacctggtgcggcccagcctcaaccgagctccagtggcccccgggtaaatggagtttgagacccctgtcctgtTGCTTGGTTGCTGAATCAACATGGCGGCCGTCCGCCTCACTCCAGGTCGCTAAAAACGACGTTTCGCGTCTTCGTCATCGCTGCCAGGTCACTAGCAGGTCACAAGTAAAATGCCCCAAAAGAAGCAGGACATTGAACATACCTCCGAGTTGGAGCAGAGCTCCAGTCTTGCTaacagcttccagttgttgtcGAAGCCGCTCCTTCTCCTCTCTcgttcgagaaagttcctcctcgtaggaCGCTATCATTCTCTCAAACAGCGCCAATATGTCATCGGCCGCCGCCATTAGTCGTTCCTTCACCAACTCTTTCAGCATTTTGTTTCATCGAAGCCAGTAGGCAACTGAAACGTTTCCGCCTCGCCTCTCCTCCCCTTGAAGATTGGCGAACTCTCTGCTTTTACGACTTCCAAGGTGGTTTTACGGCGGCTCAGCCGTAAAGCATCCACAACGTCACAATGCCGCCATCTTTTTTAAAGttttgaatttgtattttttattgaacagAACACATACATTGAacatacaaaataaagtcaataaaggAATAAAGGCTATTGTAGAAGACAAAGGCAGACGATAAATAAAAGGCAATTCATGGAAGCATCAATACTACAGTTCAGTACCCACAAACATATCCTGATACACTGCTGCTACCGAAGTCCGGGCCAAGATGGCGTCGGTGTAAGTCGCACTTTTCACTCCGCAGCCGCACTACTTTGCAAAACCAAGTGCACAGCTTTTAATAAGAAGAAATAAGGTGCGTGAACTTTTTATGACATCCCCACCGAGGAACTAGTGAAAACTGAACCAACAACAGCATCAAGAAGGTAGGGTCTTGGAAGTAAATACTATCGTCGGCATTTGACTAAGCATCGAGAGCTTCTAGCTAGCTTACACGAGAGTGACGCTGACGGCCACAAAACACGATGAAGGTGAAACAAAAAAGCACAAGAGAGTCCTCAAAGACGTCCTCTTCAATGGACATTGATATTACATTGATATTGCCAAGCCACATTTGGGATGCTGCAGGAAGGTCCGGGTCTCCAGCCAACAGCCCAATGAAGAAAGTTGTTCTCAGGGAGAGCGTCGAAGATGTCTCCAACCAGACCGTACTAGCGGCTATGAATAAGATCGGGGATACACAACAATACATGCTACAGAAGATCATCAAAATGGAAAGTGGAATAAGTGAAAATACCAAGTACATCCAAACTTGTCAACTTCAATGGAGGAGATTAACATCAAAGTACAAAATATGGAGCTGAAGCTGGATGAAGCAGAACAGAAAATATCTGCTATGACAAAGGAGAATAAAGAGCTCGGTTCCACGTTGAATGACCTGGAAGCTCATCAGCGCCGCTGGAACCTCAAGATATCTGGAATTCCAGAACAAGATGATGAAAATGTCAAGAAAACCGCAACTGAGCTCTTCTCAAGCATCTCCCCGAACTTGGCCGACATTTTACAAAGCTCAGTGGACATAGCACACAGATTGGGTCCAAAGAAACGGAAAGGCACTGGCGATGTCTCTGGGCACCCTCGTCGCACCACTGCACGGTTTGTGTCACGCTCGGTTCGGGATCGTATTTGGGTGGATGCCAAAAATTCTGAAATCCTCAAGCAGAAGAAGATAAAAATCAGCGAAGACCTGACACAGCATGACAGAAAAGCAAGAGCCAAGCTGTGGCCCCTTGTGGAGGAAGCACGGAGAGAGATGAAGAAAGCTGGATTCAGAGGAGCTTTCACCTTCATTGATGGAAAGAGGTTCTCTGCTGATGACCTGAAATAAGTATCACACCGAAACTCTTTATTATATATCCTTCATTATGTCTGATGTTGACGTTACAGACTCCAAGATTCCTGAGGAACAAGTACTATATTTTGATGTACTATTATGATGCACATGGTTACTGATGCAATGTTTGCACCTTAAAGCTAATGTCAAAGTGCACTGTGGTTTTGCACTCTTTTCAAGAAACGGTCTTTAACCTGATTACATTGTACTATTaatctttcattttttcttttttatggtTCTatctcttttttctcttaatgcgCGAGGGATACGTGACATCTCTAAAAGGaaagtattatttttgttttgtcagtCTCAGAAGAAAGATGTCTGCTTTCTTGAAGAAACACACTCGGGTAAAAAGGATGAAGCTTTTTGGAAACAACAGTGGGGTGGTAAAGTTCTTTTTAGCCATGGCTCTAATCACTCTGGTGGGGTCGCCATTTTGTTTGACAGAATTTTTCAGGGAAACATTGTTGACACTCATTTTTGTTTGGAGGGCAGGTGgatcataacaataatacaacagAATGACACGTATTTTCTTCTTTGTAATGTTACAtctcagttgcaaatgtgaagcTCTTTGACAAAATAGCCCAAAAATATTGCATGTTAGCCAACAATTTATTACAGCCTCATTTATTATTGGAGGAGACTTTAACGAAGCACCAAACTCCAAACTTGACCGATTTCCACAGAGAAATGATAATACCATGAATCCAATAATCTACACCTTCTGCAATAACTTGTCTTTGCTAGACCCCTTTAGGATTCTTCATCCAGATACAGGTACTGCATTTACATGGTTCCAAAAGGATATGACAAGGAAGTCAAGGATTGACCTTTGGCTGATTTCAGACTCCTTGCATGATGTCCTGCACTCATGTGGCATGGCAACAGCACCTCTGACTGATCATGCTGGGATTTACTTACTACTGTCACAATCCAAACAGATTAGATGTAATACTGGAAACTAAACTGTACCCtattacaacaataacaacaataagtCGTACTGTCAGTCCATTCACAAAATAATTACCTTCACTCAAAGTGGGAATTGTTGAAACATGAATGGAGAGTTTTTTCTATTGCCTTTAGTAAAGATCTTGCTAAAAAGAAATCTAAAGAATATGAAGAGATTCTGAGAGGGATAAACAGCAGTCTTGGGAAAAGCGTTctaagtgaaagtgaaaaatgtatattaaacaaACTCAGAGATAAACTAGATAAAATATTCATTGAAAAGGCTAGAGGGGCTTTTATAGATCAAGAGCCAAATGGTTGGAACACGGGGAGaaatattctaattattatagcTTGGAGAAGAAACGTGGGTCTACTAAAAGAATTGATAAACTTTACATAAATGATGTTCTTATTTCTGATAACAAAGCAATTAAAACATACGTGTCAAACTTTTGTCAAAATCTGTACTCCTCATCTTTTGATAGTGTAACGCTGCCTTCTTCCAGCCTTAACTGATAAGCTGGAATACTCACGGGCGTGGGTTACGGAAAGCACGGGGACAACCTTTCTCCGTTTCTCACTTACTTTTTAATCTCTTCATGGTCAGAAGGACAACAACAACTTTGCACTCTCAACATAGCGAAAAACGATTGGTCACTTTACATCCCGTGATCTCAACTATCCTTGAGCTTAAAGGGGAGGTGCATCAAATTATGTAGCACATACTCTTGAACTCTCTGGTATTTGAATTTTACCTTTAaggaaattaaataatttgtctGAATAAGtcagagaataaaataaaaccatctatcaaataaaacaaatcttcACAAAAAGAAATCTCATCTTACATTCTTCCCCTTCTTCAAATGAAATGTCCTCATTTCAAAATGTCATGAAAAAGAAATCTCATCTCAACCTGAAAAGTAAACACCAATATTACACGTTCTTAATAACTGCAGGGCAAATGGAAATAAGTGCACATCTCAACAGGCACATGAACAGAAATAACTGGTGAACTCATCCTGTAACCAATGCCAAATATTCACCATATGCTTAAACATATTACCCCCATCACACATTCACCTGAATTATCAGTACTCATGTGAGCGTGCAGTTATGTGTTTACTGCAAGAGTCTCTGTGGTCGGCGAACTGTACGACCTGAACGAGTCATTAGCGGGCCACCagaacatgtctgaaaaggcaCCGTGGTAGCACTGTCAGTCAATTGGTTCCGTTGTGTGCGGACTTGCGAGACCCGACCTGAAGGTCTACGCAGCAGGGGAACAGAGGGGCAGACAGGGGCAGAAGCCTGTTCAATGTCAGCTGGTCTTGTGCGTATGGGAAGTGAACCAGATAGTGCTGTATACCTTGGCAGAGCGACCATAGGCATCTGACTCACAACTTGAGACACAGGTGCTGACGCAGTATCCCAAGAAGATCGATAAGGCTTCAACCTATCATAATGTACAATTTTTGATCTAGCTAGAGGGTGTCTCAGATCCAAGAGTTTGTAGACAAGTCCATTGTTGTCTGACGAGACAACTTTGTAAGGTCCAGTCCAGTTTGGGTCAAGTTTCTTTCTCTGTGTAGTgggatcatccatccataccagATCTCCTGATTGATAGGGATTAAACTTGACACGTTTGTTGAAATAATACTCACGCTTGAGTCTCTGCTCCTCACGATGAGCGCGAACAGCTTGGAAAACCGTGTCCAGACGATTTACCAGTTCTGATCCGTAGTTCTGTGGAGACCATGATACTGTTGGCGTAGcaagatcaacatttgcaggaACACGAGGCTCTCTACCATGAGCAAGGAAAT
This DNA window, taken from Doryrhamphus excisus isolate RoL2022-K1 chromosome 4, RoL_Dexc_1.0, whole genome shotgun sequence, encodes the following:
- the LOC131127582 gene encoding gastrula zinc finger protein XlCGF57.1-like; protein product: MLKELVKERLMAAADDILALFERMIASYEEELSRTREEKERLRQQLEAVSKTGALLQLGDVEQLIGCQEERSPQPKEGGSSLKQEEPCPPHVKEEELWITQEGEEVGLTTTRLTGVSVKAEDQEDQPPESLFVSIKRPKDDWSSRRTTGGELHSEAGGPPPPLAKEEEEELRITQEGEEAGLTTAPLTGVSVKTEEQEDEPQAEKLLAPLSDGHDVTSHSPEDEGALSGDPDKKTGKKGFASSVCDKSFSFKSRLTEHVRQHAGQTPLSCSFCGRTFAIRFTLMQHMRTHSGQKPFSCSVCKSTFALRSTLMQHMATHTGEKPFCCSVCGGTFATRFTLMRHMRTHTGEKPFCCSVCDCKFALRSTLMQHMATHTGEKRFSCSCCGKRFSLKSYLASHMRTHTGEKPFSCSICGKGFSHRSNMTSHTRTHTGEKPFHCLICGKGFSERSTMALHMSGHTGEKPFSCSVCCKKFPLRSYLASHMKTHTGEKPFSCSVCGKGFSHRSNMTSHMRTHTGEKPYSCSVCAKGFSERSGMALHMRTHTGEKPFSCSVCGRRFSQRSSMASHMRTHTGEKPFSCSVCAKRFSKRSNMVYHMRTHRGENACPEGLGSARNEKDLEDVASSGSQPKHYWNQKDFEWSF